The following are from one region of the Halarcobacter sp. genome:
- the pyk gene encoding pyruvate kinase codes for MYKKTKILATLGPASNSVEMIEGLIKAGANMFRLNFSHGDHEYHSQTLKNIRTAMNNLNATISVLQDISGPKVRIGELKEQFELFRGDEITFLKEEIVGYKKADKKYIMSTNYPELLDKVKVDEYIYLYDGTIRAKVIETGKEVKAVVENQGILSSKKGINFPNTVIDINVITKKDKEDIAWGVKNKVDYFAISFVQNANDMKNARKLLGDYKGKLVAKIEKFDAVENIDEIIDASDGLMVARGDLGIEVPYYEVPTIQKRLIKKANEACIPVITATQMLLSMTHNERATRAEISDVANAVLDGTDAVMLSEESAVGVDPINTVETMANIIAKTEEIYPYDKHDKLSYHDQFDVIQATATKLADDMGAKGIIALTSSGLSGMKISRYRPKTNIYMFSHKRRVLNPMCALWGVEPIAKIKEAGASRMIQMMLKNLDEKGMLDKRATYIATFGYPVGQPGSTNTIKILTPSEMKYYLDLPEPKKK; via the coding sequence ATGTATAAAAAAACAAAAATTTTAGCAACTTTAGGACCAGCAAGTAATAGTGTAGAGATGATTGAAGGGCTAATCAAAGCTGGTGCAAATATGTTTAGACTTAACTTTTCCCATGGAGATCATGAGTATCATAGTCAAACATTAAAAAATATTAGAACAGCAATGAATAATTTAAATGCAACAATTTCAGTTCTTCAAGATATTTCAGGACCAAAAGTTAGAATTGGTGAATTAAAAGAACAATTTGAACTTTTTAGAGGTGATGAGATTACATTTTTAAAAGAAGAGATTGTTGGTTATAAAAAAGCAGATAAAAAATATATAATGTCAACAAATTACCCAGAACTACTTGATAAAGTAAAGGTGGATGAGTATATTTATCTTTATGATGGAACTATTAGAGCAAAAGTTATAGAAACAGGTAAAGAGGTTAAAGCAGTAGTTGAAAACCAAGGAATTCTTAGTTCTAAAAAAGGTATAAACTTTCCAAATACAGTGATTGATATTAATGTAATTACTAAAAAAGATAAAGAAGATATTGCTTGGGGAGTTAAAAATAAAGTTGACTATTTTGCAATCTCTTTTGTTCAAAATGCAAATGATATGAAAAATGCAAGAAAACTTTTAGGTGACTACAAAGGTAAATTAGTTGCAAAAATTGAAAAATTTGATGCAGTTGAAAATATTGATGAGATTATTGATGCAAGTGATGGATTAATGGTTGCTAGGGGAGACCTTGGTATTGAAGTTCCATATTATGAAGTACCTACAATTCAAAAAAGACTTATCAAAAAAGCAAATGAAGCTTGTATCCCTGTAATCACTGCAACACAAATGCTTTTATCTATGACACATAATGAAAGAGCAACAAGAGCAGAAATCTCAGACGTTGCAAATGCTGTTTTAGATGGAACAGATGCTGTTATGTTAAGTGAAGAGAGTGCAGTTGGAGTTGACCCAATTAATACAGTTGAAACTATGGCAAATATTATTGCAAAAACAGAAGAGATCTATCCTTATGATAAGCATGATAAATTATCTTATCATGACCAATTTGATGTGATTCAAGCAACAGCAACTAAATTAGCAGATGATATGGGTGCTAAAGGTATTATAGCACTTACAAGTTCAGGATTATCTGGTATGAAAATATCTAGATATAGACCAAAAACAAATATTTATATGTTCTCTCATAAAAGAAGAGTACTAAATCCAATGTGTGCTTTATGGGGTGTTGAACCAATTGCAAAAATTAAAGAAGCTGGTGCTTCAAGAATGATTCAAATGATGTTAAAAAATCTTGATGAAAAAGGTATGTTAGATAAAAGAGCTACATATATAGCAACATTTGGTTATCCAGTAGGACAACCAGGAAGTACAAATACAATTAAGATTTTAACTCCATCTGAGATGAAATATTATCTTGATCTTCCAGAACCTAAGAAGAAGTAA
- a CDS encoding OmpA family protein, whose product MKFLSVYKQFLIFFIITILLSGCAQKRDYEYTGSKTQTGAIIGGILGALIGATTKGNSKAKRALIGGVIGAGVGGAIGYSIDEQAKEVAKELDTKVDNNSDAIKNEDNDLIVSNTDKYVKITLKESMVFATDSAYPTNEAAQRINKISKVLKNYPNTTVQVVGFTDNRGSYLYNLKLSEKRALNVGQVLYDSGIKNEVFSKGCSYEKPIVPNDSLENMALNRRVEIYLYQDINKIVDPCKKY is encoded by the coding sequence ATGAAATTTTTGTCAGTTTATAAACAATTTTTAATATTCTTTATCATAACAATACTTCTTTCTGGATGTGCTCAAAAACGAGACTATGAATATACAGGTTCAAAAACTCAAACAGGAGCAATTATTGGAGGTATATTAGGTGCATTAATTGGAGCAACAACAAAAGGTAATAGTAAAGCAAAAAGAGCCCTTATTGGGGGAGTAATTGGTGCAGGAGTTGGTGGAGCAATTGGTTATTCTATTGATGAGCAAGCAAAAGAAGTAGCTAAAGAACTTGACACAAAAGTTGATAATAATTCTGATGCAATCAAAAATGAAGATAATGACTTAATTGTTTCAAACACAGATAAATATGTAAAAATCACCTTAAAAGAGAGCATGGTATTTGCAACTGATTCTGCATATCCTACAAATGAAGCAGCACAAAGAATAAATAAAATCTCTAAAGTTTTAAAAAATTATCCTAATACAACTGTTCAAGTTGTAGGTTTCACAGATAATAGAGGAAGCTATTTATATAATCTAAAACTTTCAGAAAAAAGAGCATTAAATGTGGGACAAGTATTATATGATAGTGGAATTAAAAATGAAGTATTTTCAAAAGGATGCTCATATGAAAAACCTATAGTTCCAAATGATTCCTTAGAAAATATGGCTTTAAACAGAAGAGTAGAGATATATCTATATCAAGATATTAATAAAATAGTTGACCCTTGTAAAAAATATTAA
- a CDS encoding SAM-dependent methyltransferase, translating into MKKEKFSDYFNNWLYSENGYYSNYKTIGKQGDFFTSVSTSSFFGGSIGKKIVDTIKKGNLPKDTTILEIGAHHGYLLADIIQFIYTLEPELLNTLNFAIVERFENLQTQQKTYLKESFGDAINLTHYKDISEVVLPHAFIVANEIFDAFACELVYTKDEQLNMAYVKNHKISFEPCIDENIINHCKKYKIEKGEVGVGYEEFAKTIYKNIDKFFFLTFDYGDRVPRNDFSTRIYYKHEVFPIFEEKLKLEDYYLKADITYDVYFKHLSDCFEDLNIKNITFKTQVQALIEFGITELLELYKQNVDENSYLRESQKVKTLIEPTGMGDRFKMLLIEK; encoded by the coding sequence ATGAAAAAAGAAAAATTTAGTGATTACTTCAATAACTGGCTATATAGTGAAAATGGATACTATTCAAACTACAAAACAATAGGTAAACAAGGGGATTTTTTCACTTCTGTTTCAACCTCATCATTTTTTGGTGGCTCAATTGGCAAAAAAATTGTTGATACTATAAAAAAAGGTAATTTGCCAAAAGATACAACAATCTTAGAGATTGGTGCACACCACGGGTATTTGCTAGCAGATATAATCCAATTTATCTATACACTTGAACCAGAACTACTTAATACACTTAATTTTGCCATAGTAGAAAGATTTGAAAATCTTCAAACTCAACAAAAAACTTATTTAAAAGAATCTTTTGGTGATGCAATAAATTTAACACACTATAAAGATATAAGTGAAGTTGTTTTACCCCATGCCTTTATAGTTGCAAATGAGATATTTGATGCTTTTGCTTGTGAATTAGTATATACAAAAGATGAGCAACTAAATATGGCATATGTTAAAAATCATAAAATATCTTTTGAACCTTGTATTGATGAAAATATTATAAATCATTGTAAAAAATATAAAATAGAAAAAGGTGAAGTTGGTGTAGGTTATGAAGAGTTTGCAAAAACTATTTATAAAAATATTGATAAGTTCTTTTTCCTAACTTTTGATTATGGAGATAGAGTTCCTAGAAACGATTTTTCTACTAGAATCTATTATAAACATGAAGTTTTTCCAATATTTGAAGAGAAGTTAAAACTTGAAGATTATTATTTGAAAGCTGATATAACATATGATGTGTATTTTAAACACTTAAGTGATTGTTTTGAAGATTTAAATATAAAGAACATAACCTTTAAAACACAAGTTCAAGCCTTAATTGAATTTGGCATTACTGAGCTTTTAGAACTTTATAAACAAAATGTAGATGAAAACTCCTATTTAAGAGAATCTCAAAAAGTAAAAACTTTAATTGAACCAACAGGAATGGGAGATAGATTCAAAATGCTACTTATTGAAAAGTAG
- a CDS encoding DUF779 domain-containing protein yields MDTRRVIVSDDAKDVVEMLKKEHGDLVFNQSGGCCDGTAPMCYEKGDFYVPSRNVKLGEICGCEFFIDKDQFEYFRHSQIIIDVKEEKAAFGNSFSIEIDHGYQFITRSRIFSDEEYEELKKLES; encoded by the coding sequence ATGGATACAAGAAGAGTAATCGTAAGTGATGATGCAAAAGATGTTGTGGAGATGTTAAAAAAAGAACACGGAGATTTAGTTTTTAATCAAAGTGGTGGATGTTGCGATGGTACAGCACCCATGTGTTATGAAAAAGGTGACTTTTATGTTCCTAGTCGAAACGTAAAATTAGGTGAGATTTGTGGTTGTGAATTTTTTATTGATAAAGACCAATTTGAGTATTTTAGACACTCTCAAATTATAATTGATGTAAAAGAGGAAAAAGCAGCTTTTGGAAACTCTTTTTCTATTGAAATTGACCATGGATATCAGTTTATAACACGCTCTAGAATATTCTCTGATGAAGAGTATGAAGAGCTTAAAAAATTAGAATCATAA